A section of the Methanobacterium formicicum DSM 3637 genome encodes:
- a CDS encoding transcriptional regulator produces MSNMPLHRDHIIIEINELLSKHGFDTSNIYDRSCFDLVARRELLLLLMKVLVNVDGFSAAHAQEIKRVARTFFASPLLVGLKSKNEVLEEDVVYERHGIPVIAPSTLRNIVVEEIYPEIFADRGGYYVQIDGQVVKQMREQQNLSLKDLADKAHVSRETIYKYETGRVRAQPDTAFLLESILDMRITLSVNLFSVPSDEDAAETKKGEPRELVDLGFGVINTNRTPFDALAQVEATSKKAEPLLTDLEKNRNQKVLNKMATNLKDLSDVIGTDAVFILENKKDTECIDGVPVVHSWEIGEMKNPAEFLKMLAERRECN; encoded by the coding sequence ATGTCGAACATGCCCTTACATAGAGATCATATAATTATTGAGATCAACGAGCTTTTATCCAAACATGGTTTTGACACTTCTAATATATATGATAGAAGTTGTTTTGATCTGGTGGCTCGAAGAGAACTACTTTTGCTTTTAATGAAAGTACTGGTTAACGTGGACGGGTTCAGCGCAGCCCATGCACAAGAAATTAAAAGAGTAGCCCGCACTTTCTTTGCTTCACCTCTTCTGGTTGGCCTTAAATCCAAGAATGAGGTTTTAGAAGAAGATGTGGTATACGAACGCCATGGAATACCGGTGATAGCACCCTCAACCCTGCGAAATATAGTGGTGGAAGAAATTTATCCAGAGATATTCGCTGATCGAGGAGGATATTACGTTCAGATCGATGGCCAGGTTGTTAAGCAGATGAGGGAACAACAAAACCTTTCACTGAAAGATCTGGCTGATAAAGCCCATGTATCCAGGGAAACCATCTATAAATATGAGACTGGTAGAGTACGGGCACAACCGGACACTGCATTTTTACTGGAAAGCATCCTTGACATGAGAATCACTCTTTCAGTTAACTTATTTTCAGTTCCAAGTGATGAAGATGCTGCAGAGACTAAAAAAGGCGAACCCCGTGAACTGGTTGATCTGGGCTTTGGAGTTATAAACACCAACCGAACACCCTTTGATGCCCTTGCCCAGGTTGAAGCCACTTCCAAAAAGGCAGAACCATTACTTACTGATCTTGAAAAAAATAGAAATCAGAAAGTGTTAAACAAGATGGCCACCAACCTAAAGGATCTTTCTGATGTAATTGGCACTGATGCAGTCTTCATACTGGAGAATAAGAAGGATACAGAATGTATCGATGGAGTGCCGGTGGTTCACAGCTGGGAAATTGGGGAAATGAAAAACCCTGCCGAGTTTCTGAAGATGCTGGCCGAAAGACGGGAATGTAACTGA